The DNA window AGAAAGAGTACTTAATCGCCGGAAGAAAATTTGAGTTTTTTAATGTTGCGGCCCAATAGGCCCATTTATCTTTGCCTTCAGAATGATTTTCTTTTTCCTTAATGGGCTGGGCTTGAGAATTAGTTGGGCCTTCGGTTGATGGTTTCATGTGAAGGAGTTTGGCACAAAATAGGAAGAAAAATATTGGTAATTCTTGTTGAGATGTTGGAATGGTATGAAGGGATTGGAGAAAATGTGTGATGTTTTTTGAATTGGATTCTGGGACAGTAAGTGAACCACCTCCTAGGTAGGTGTGTTTAGCATTTTTTATGGTTAGGTTAACATGTTCCTCAAGTGTGTTTAGACCGTGTGTTAGGTCTTGGTTAAGAATGTTTATTGGGAATGTTTTGGTGGAACTTAAAGCTAATTCCATTCCTATAAGACTAGTATCTACCTCTTGAAGTTTCTTTCCCAAGTTATTGTAATGTGGTTTGAAAAAATTGATTGGAAGCCTCTCCCACTTCATGCCATCCTATCCAAAAAGAAGTTAAAttaatacatatcacataaaacATTTAACTGTACGCCTTCACGCGGTCAATAAATCGAAAATTATTAGATTTAGATCATCCACTCTTCTTCAAATTCAATATATTTTGGTTATGTAATCTCgaatttattttatgaaattgaattaatttatttcATGAAAGGAGTTTGTTGAACTTACTAGGTAACGTAAGATGGTTGAAAAGATCTTGATTCGTTTGGTCGTCAAAATCTTAGCACGAGAGATTAGTCCTAATGCAGAAGTGTTCTCCTTCTCACTAATTACCTTTACAAGAAGCTTCAATCTCTTCAAGATATTATTTGTTAATAGTTTGTAGTTTTTGTTCACCTGcattaaacacaaaaacaaacttaGATTGTATTGTTGTTTTTTTAAGAAATCTTACATTTATTCTACTAAAAGCAACaccaatatttaaaaaattaaagacaCAATTAAAAAGTTTGTAGCAAGTCATTTTGAATTTTTGTTAGTTGCAGTATTATATCATATAAACTAAAATATTGAGAATACTCCAACATTTGGTAGTTTAGATTCTCAATAGTGTTGGATATCAACGTGGGACAAGAATGTAGATTATTGAAGAATCCACTAATAATAAATTAACCCTACTATGAAATTAGTTAAGAAATGTCGAGGCACTTGTTGACAATATACAGAATTGAGTGAGGGGCCACAGGGCCGTCCCAAATAATAtggaggccctgttctaataTTATAATTAGGcccttaataaaaaaaattgcaatatATTTATTTTCTAGCTCAACATTATCATATGCTTAAACTTATCTTACACATTAAAGTTTTAACCCTTAAAACTTGTCGAAATTTTCTTGTAATTTATTATAGAATGCTCTATTTACAATTacacatatttttaatttaaattagattTAATAGTGCTTTTCAATTTGATTCTTATTTAATTGATTTGTTCAACATATTCtataataatttaaacaaataactaaatcgaactaaatcattaaaaaaaaaattaaaacacttTAACCCTACAAAAGAATAATTGgttgaaaatattttaatcatacacttttcaaaaaaataaaccaCATATATGGTGaggtaataattaaaaattaataaataaaacaataaaataaaaagaatttatgTTACCTATagccttattattttatttatattaaaataaaccgTAGGATATATTTTTTTCTACCCATTTATGCCATTAATTCATTTCATATTATTAAATGGAAAAGGGGGGAGAAATAGCTTTAGACAGTGGGAAGAAATAGCTTTAGACAGTTATTActtattagtatatatttattctcTATTTTTAGTATATGGTTCCAATTCCAAACAGCTGTGTCATCAATTTCATAATATAACAGTTATAAATACTGAAATTATATCATGACATaccttaaataaaaaaaatactacaaATTATGAGGCCCTATGCATTAAGAGGCCCTGTGCAATAGGTCTGTTTGCACAGCTCCTCCACCGGCCCTGAGGGGCCACTAGAATCTACATTGAAGATCATCacctttatttaaaaatttaaatcgaCCTATTACTTAGACGATTTAAACAAATGAGTCTGATAGATCTAAACCGTTGTAAGACTCGAACAATTTAAATATATGGACCTGAAAGATCTAGACCGTTGTAACACTAAGACGGTTTATATAGATGACTCAGGTATATCTAGACATTTGTAACAAACGTCCTtacaatatatattataaattttataaatatgtcCGTAATATTTAAGCTTATAAAAGATAAGATAGAATATTTAAAATCTTGATTTATTCCGCGGAATCTAATAGATTAAAGAGGTGGAAAATTGTCattcttatatattttttttaatgtttaattttattattattttcctaAAGTGGTTTGGACCTATGAAGCCATATTTATAAAGTCCAAATTGCAAAGAAttaaagcatatatatatatatatatatatatatatatatatatatatatatatatatatatatatatatatatatatatatatatatatatataacgtcaCCCAATTAAATAATCCTAATGATTTTCGTATCATATTCCATTCCATTGAACTAATTGTTAGTACTGAGAACCCAATTTACCTGCCTACCTCTCTATCCTATTATATCTAAGATTCATGGCTCCAAAGGGTAATTAATCCTATTTACAAAACCTTTTTTAATCAATCAACCAACATTTTCACTATAAGTACAATTTATGGATGACGTGAAGATTCCACTTAAATGGTACTAGCTAGTAAATGTTGGGAATAAAGAATTTTAGAAAATATGTAGTATCCTATTCAAATAATAGTATTTCTGTACGAATTTATAGTGCTAATTTGATAAGCAACTATTTCATTGGTGCAACTTTTGAACAACACTCATATTTGTCCAATATTAACAAGTTGTAATTTTGATTTGTCACCAGTGCACTCAAAATACTATGGAGTTTTGTTTATTAAAAGCTTATTATTACTAACAATATTTATAATAACAAAGAAAACAACATATGACTAAGTTAATGATAGAACAACTTAACATGATCAATAGTTTTAATAAGACTGTATTAAGACTACATAGCTGATTTTAAACCAGTACATCTCTTTTTTATATACATGCATGATACTAACACAATTATGTAAACatgttattaatttaataaaataaattaacagtattaaataattttgaattttacatAAAGAAATTAAATGTGATCTATTcgataaaattcaatattttgtttaaaCAGCCAATATTAACATTTTAATTGCTAAAATTTATATTCAACTATTAAGCATGTTAATTTAGTTTTATGTTCAAATTTCATATCTAtttgcaataaaaataattttgaataaaaaaaatattttttaaaagaataagaaattaaATTTCACAACTAAATtgataaaattcaatattttgtttaaaCACTCAATATTAACATGCTAATtactaaaatttataataaattattaagcaGGCTAACTTTATTTTATGTTCAAAATTcatatcaatttttaataaaaataattatatctatacattttaataaacatttaaaaaaaatagtttcatATTAGTCATATTCATAACTACCAAGAGATATTTATAAAGACAAAACATGATATCTTGCACTCtaagaaaaaaacaacaaaaaagctTGTCTGATTTTTTATTGCCACTCATAACATAACAGTCAAGATCACAATGATGAAATGGAACACAGGTCACAACCACaacaaaaaatctaattaaaacttaatattatgcattaaaaaatctaattaaaactcAATATTATGCATCaaaaattctaattaataatGTTTTGAACGTAGCAtgaagaaaaatgataaaaattaattaCCTGGTAGCAAGCAAAACGTGGATAAGGAAGAAGCAATGCAAGCACACAAGCAATTACACCCAAACAAGTACTAGCAGCCAAATGAATAGGATGCATAATAGCATCAATATGAACACCATTTGAGTAAGCCAAAACATACACCAACACAATCTGTCCCAATGAAATTCTCTTAGCTATCACATGTGTCGATTGAGCTGAAGGCAAAACCACAACAAATGCAGCCAAAGCCACAGCAATAGAAACTGTTCCTTCAGAGAATCTATTCGGGCCTATAGCCCATAAACTCAACATCGCCGGGCCCAAACTTTGAAACGTAGCGTAAAGCCCGAGCCAACAACCGCGTAGCGCGTCTCCTAACGTCGCGTCGTTTATGATAATCAGAATCACGACGACGTAAGAAAACGCGGGAAATGTTATGAGAGTTGTGATTGAGCTAGGGCCATAAAGTGTTACACTTGCAACTATGGTGCAAGCTAAGGCTGCTCTGAATGCTGAAGAGAGACACTCTTTCCATAATAAAGGAATGTTGAAGAAGTtcataattaggttaattagtgGTAATCTCTCCATttggtgtttttttttgtgttagtGAGTGTTGCATGGGGTTTGGTTTTATAAGGAGATGTATAAGAGGAAATGAAGAGCATGTGTGATAAGTTGATAAGTGGTACTAATTAATTTCAATTTGAGAATTAATTAGTTATTTTTGAGGTAATGGAAGTGATGTGATGGATTAATTAGGTTTGAGTATTTCATGTGGTAGTAGTACTCTATGAGTAtatgaataataatattttattcttttgTAAGAGATGATGGAATGGAAGTGATGTATACGTAGGACCATATAGGCTGCACTATAAATGTTTGGTGTCAAACTATTCCTAATTTTTGTTCTAACAATATGGAGGTACGGAATGAAAATGATAAAGACACACGTCAAACATGTacatggttatatatatatatatatatatatatatatatatatatatatatatatatatatatatatatatatatatatatatatatatatatatatatatatatatatatatatatatatatatatatatatatatatatatatatatatatatatatatatatatatatatatatatatatatatatatataataaaatcgtTTCATTTTCATTTATCTATCTattatcaaataaattaaaaagaatattgttatttatttaatatatatttaacttCTCATTTATTAGACATATCTTTGATTCTTATAAATGAGGTTGAGATGTGTGTCTAAgatatgttaaagaaaaaaaataaaaataaaatacatatttgaaAATTTGTAAGAGTCATCTTATATGAATTTTGTACTAGTGTTTGACGCAGAGACATTTTGAATTTTATGGTGCTGTATGGTATGTATTATTGATCTTAATTATCTGTTTTTGGAGCAAAAGAGGACTTGTAAAAAAAATCGACGTATAGTTATCGATGTATAGTTATTTTTCAAACTCAATTTTAAGGACATCatgtatttcattttttttaatgaaacttCGTCCATTTATTTTACCTTTCCAAACTAGAACCGCCTAGAATTAAATTAAAGCaaagaaaggaagaaaaagaagaattgAACATAAAAAGAAAGCGTAAGTTACAGAAGCGTCACAAGAAGACACTAGAGAAGTACTctgattttcaaaatatttttatttgcttTGACGCCGAATTTCTAGAACGTTGAAGAAGATAAGAAGTTAAGGCTATGATGGTATCATAGAATGAAATTTATGTTTCTTTTGGTATCAGATTTGAATTTTGCTTCGCACAAATAATTTTTATGTTGTGTTATATTCATATAAAACTTTGTTACGAGTCCTGCAAATAGATATTGAAATtgattttattgaaataaatatcaaaattttgaaaaattaaatagaaCAGAATCCGATGAAATGCATTTTATATTTGGagtgtgtttattcaaaaactTCAAATTTGTAGAAAACAACCCTGATGAAAATCCATTTCaacccacacaactgaatcttAAGTCTATTGAAGAGTTTTTCCGAAATCACTATTTCTTATATATAGTAGATTAAAAAATTTGCTCATTTGATAGAAAATTTTAGCActatagcacatatgaaaatatttttaggctcttgtttagtattgaaagacttagatcattatctgatagggacttgaaatcatgttataaacatcttcgaaacttgtttaaaacatgacgattctcttgatcttgatggtgaaattttgtctgaagaattgaaagttattataGAAGTTTAaacagttgaatcaaaatcaagctatatattttttttttgtgtaatcaaGGAATACTATTAAAGCGAGAACAAAGGGTTCCCGGACCTTTTTACACAATGAAACGGGAAAAAAAACCGACAAAAAGaggaaattacaaaccaattacaaaCCTAATAATTACGACATAAATAGTAAATGATCTTTACTAAATTCGTAAAAGTTAGAATTGGGGTATGTAATGTCACCTATGCAATTCCATTTCCACACCAAAAATTTAATACTCCAAACCATGTCGTTGACATTTCACTCGTCGTTTCGGAAGCACACCCCATTCCGAATAAGCCAAATGGTCCAGGTTGTTGCAAGCCAAATGACTCCCCTCTTTTTCTCCCTTAAATTCTTCCCTTTACAAAAAGAATACCAATCCCAAAAACACGAAAGGCACTCCTCCTCCGAAACGTACAGTTTATCCACCCAAAGCGCCATTTCTTTCCAAATATACTTCACTATTTTGCACAAGAAAAAAAATGTTTCCTATCTTCCAACTCAATTCCACAAAAGGCGCAATTTAGAGAATTTAAAGGAAACACAATACCTCTAACCTTCAATAAGTCCTTCAAAGGAAGCCTATTTACACAAAGTCTCCAACCGAATGTCCTTAGCTTGTAAGGAACCTCCGTCTTCCAAATTTTCTCCAAAGAGCAATCAAACTTATTTGGAGGACCATAAGGAGTACGAAAAGAAGCATAAAAACCATAGCAAGAAGCAACAGTAAATTCACCTCCATCATCTCCTTTCCACTCCACTTTGTCGCGATCCACACCTCCCACCACAATCCCACCTAAGAACACCTCCAAAGCATTAAAGGCCGTCCTATGCTCCAAAGACAAGGAAGAAAGATTCACACCTAAATCCCCCCACTTCCAAACACCATTCCTCCACCCTCCCATACCGGCTACCGAAACTAGTTTCAAACTAGACAAAGAAAATAAAACCGGATATTTCTCCCTCAATGAAACATCATCCGCCCACTTCACTTCCCAAATAGGGGTGTTAAAACCATTACCAATAACAAAATTGCAATGAACCACCATAGGATCTTTTAAAGAATTAGATCCAACTTTGAGAATATCTTTCCACCAAGAAGAATTATAAGAAGAAGAAAGTGAAGATTTACCTCCCTTACTATCTTGAAAAATTCTCATAGAAACATCCCCATACCGAGCTTTCAACACACCATACCATAAACAATCCGAACCTTTAAGAATTTTCCATCTCCACTTATTAAGAAGAGCAAGGTTGAaatcttcaatattttttataatcaagctatatgatattgagttctttaaagacttttaattatttttctattgcATGCATAtcttatagaataatattgactatttctATCAGTGTTACATCTGCTGATAGAAatttttctaatttaaaattattaaaatcttacttGAGATCTACTATAGCACAAGATAGATTAGatagtcttgcgttgatttcaattgaaaataatttttgaagaactttgattatgaataaattattaatgattttgcaaaaaaaaaaaaaggttagaggatgatatttaaataaatttaaaagtttggtgaatttttttataggaaaaaagaccggatcaagaagaagaagaataagtctctttatagtgctttatgttttgatgtagtataaacattgattcaaagatcaaTACTTGTATTTTTTTTGCATAATGTCAAAATGTGTCTTTTatcaaattatttcttttatccttattgTTATGAATAATTGGATATTTGTTTCCCAatgattttattctttatttataaCCATTTGTATTTATTACATTGTCTGAATATTGTTCTATAAATAGGATCAATCTCTTTGTAGAAATACATCGATGAAATAATACAGAATCATTATATCTTTTTCTattctcttttatcttctttctccttatttcataacacgttatcagcacgaaactctatcaaacatgaaaaaaaaattttttttgaagTTCTAACTATTAGAGGTAATATTGATCCtttcttttaagttttttttttttaccttttattatataattattgaaGAAATTACCAAACTATCTTGAAGGATAGCAAAATAATAGTTTAATAtttagttcctgaagaacttatcaaatatcCATGAATGATAGAAATATAATAAGTTTATATTGTTCCTGAAGAACATATGAAGAATCCTTAAacgataaaaaaatattgaatttcttaTATTGTTCCTGAAGAACATATAAAGCATCGCTAAAGGATCGAAATATATAGAATCTTTTATATTGTTCCTGAAGAACATATGAAGAATCCTTAAAAGACCGAAATATATTGAATttcttatatagttcctgaagcatccctgaaggatagccaaataataatttattatatagttcacgaagaacttatcaagcatccccgaagaatagaaaaataataatttattaaatagttattgaagaacttatcaaaatccttgaaggatagccaaataataatttattatatagttcatgaagaacttatcaaacatccctgaaggataACCAAATAATAGTCTCTTATCCGAAGAACTTATAAAACATCTCAGAAGGATTGCAAAATAATTGTTTGCTATgattcttgaagaacttataaaGAACTTATAaaatatccctgaaggattgcagaatgaaatttttttttgatgAATTATAAAAATGTGTATGTTATAGTTCTTAAAGAATTATAACTATTTGTATTAttgtaaagaatttttttatgTTAGAAACTCTCTAAAATTGTTAGGGTACCAATTATTACCGGTTTGAGATATTATAGATTATATCAATTATTGCTTATTTGAAAAGTTAGTATTTTGTTGAATATAAAAGTATGTCTCCTTAGTAGTtggataaatttatttttgtgattttaaaaatacaattattctgaaataaataaaatttttaaagtgAATGTTTATcaattgaaattttaaaattaactttgattttaaaattatttgtgatattttaatttttttttaaaaaaaaatcaatacatTTTACTATAGCAAAAGGTTTTGTGTGTATAGAATATATTAATATCTACTTTCAATTTGACTGTAATATAATTTATTGTGAGGGCgtgcatataatatttatattgtgaTAATTTATTTGATATGTGTATTTATATGTACAAATAATAAGATTTAAGATATTTCATTTTATTGTTATATACTActcaattaatttattaaaaataaattaaataatttttaaagatctatatatgatatgatttagaTAAATAAGTGAaatagaaattttttatttttgaatatattttttttggatatttgatAGAATCATAAAATATTTGTGAGATATCACAATTATTATATATAGTATTTATTGATTAATTACTATATtaataatatgattattaatgaaattgatcttatgagaataaatatttatattcaatTTATGTACGATGAATGcgtaatgtaaaatatttttatgataataAAATCAATACCTTCTAAGTCATTTAGAGATTCGTGATTTCTTTGTTTATCTAGATCAAAAATTTTATCACTTACAAGTCATTTAGAGATTGAAACAAATTAAAAGAATAGAATCTTATGTATAGTAAACCAGAAGTTTACAGATCACACTTAAGTTTATTTTTGACAAAATTGGTTGGGTCATCTCAGATGTATTATGATGCGAGAATTAGTTTTGAAAaatcagaagtttcttcaatccaataaAATTTGtgtgtttccaaaggaaaaattgagaaattgagtttttatgacattaattgttgcattgactaaaagatcatgcatatgtctactcacaaccagaagtttgtgaaattattttttcaactaattagactaagatctttttttctggattttttagaaattcatgtataagtatcacatatattattaaggcaaaataccctttttggtcccttatgttaacgtCGGGGTTCATTTTAGTTCCTTAATTTCAAAAAGGactaatttttgagtttttccgttgCTACTGTGACAAAACGGACTAAAATGACACTTTTTGatgagttaagggaccaatatgacacttttgtagttaagggaccaaaatgaatgtcgaggttaacataagggaccagaaagggtattttgcctattattaaaattgatattgaacatcatgtaatatatgttcataaaaagaaaatggacctgaagatccattctttagacgtatAAAGTTAATTAAATGGTTGATACTTATGGGATCATCaattataaagtatatatttgaaacacccaaagtatgatattaagatatttattcgcatcaagccaacaagatactatatcttagtcctccataatttattctaatacttctcatctaagtgaacatttggatgtgttgtgtatattccaattgctccattataatacattaagatgagttgaatattggaaaaatataattaatatgaatctcaattttgagaatataatttgagcaaataatcaaatacttgattgcagcccaataGGCTGATTAtcatttgataaattaattttcccaatattagggggaggaaataagcagctgaaatcatgaacaagaagttcaaataaataattttagatcttgatcctcgtacaaaccaATATGAACCAGAAGTTCGAaagattattcatttgcaaattttATACAACCAATTACATCTGCTAATACTACAATCGAAGTGGATTCTCCTGTTGGATAATCTAATATAGCAAATGAATTAAAACTGTGCATGAAGCATGGTAGAAAAGTCGGTTCTAATATTAATAATCCTCTACCAAGCAAATAAGCTAAAATTAAAGATGACCCATGTGAGGATATAGAAAATCTAAAAGAATCTTCGGACATAATAAACATTTCATCTCCAGA is part of the Vicia villosa cultivar HV-30 ecotype Madison, WI linkage group LG2, Vvil1.0, whole genome shotgun sequence genome and encodes:
- the LOC131653891 gene encoding uncharacterized protein LOC131653891 — its product is MERLPLINLIMNFFNIPLLWKECLSSAFRAALACTIVASVTLYGPSSITTLITFPAFSYVVVILIIINDATLGDALRGCWLGLYATFQSLGPAMLSLWAIGPNRFSEGTVSIAVALAAFVVVLPSAQSTHVIAKRISLGQIVLVYVLAYSNGVHIDAIMHPIHLAASTCLGVIACVLALLLPYPRFACYQVNKNYKLLTNNILKRLKLLVKVISEKENTSALGLISRAKILTTKRIKIFSTILRYLDGMKWERLPINFFKPHYNNLGKKLQEVDTSLIGMELALSSTKTFPINILNQDLTHGLNTLEEHVNLTIKNAKHTYLGGGSLTVPESNSKNITHFLQSLHTIPTSQQELPIFFFLFCAKLLHMKPSTEGPTNSQAQPIKEKENHSEGKDKWAYWAATLKNSNFLPAIKYSFSLGLSIYMGLLYSKESGFWSGLPVAVSYVSGREATFRAANVKAQGTVIGTVYGVLGCFVFNRLMPMRFLSLLPWFIFTSFLQRSRMYGPAGGISAIIGAVLILGRKNFGPPSEFAIERIIETFIGLSCSIFVDLLFWPKRASTCAKFELSQCLSILIDSIETLSLVDKTDLQLKENQRKLKLQVNELKKFVIEAEAEPNFWFVPFHSGCYNRLLGSLSKLVDVLHFGALALKSLQQEFQRSDNNFVNEEVNMLQSELLHVKEVICSSIKGLEEISKMKSFKFIEREKKNMFCDVEMGKSKVDSAWLSSLGEDGIREFVETFLQRSRDVVDNLYYGEGENEVKSEIVLSLSVVGFCLSLCMQGTIEIEEAMRELVQWENSSSTI